Proteins encoded within one genomic window of Nonomuraea gerenzanensis:
- a CDS encoding type I polyketide synthase yields the protein MTDQRKLLERALVQLRETRARLAAAERAAHEPISVLGAGVRLPGDVADLEAFWSLLRDGVDAVTPSVDTLDGHRPKPADRVENGRWAGLLTEVDGFDAGFFGIAPAEAAKMDPQQRLVLEVAWEAMEDAGLPLETLQRAGTGVFLGVYNSDYLTLQYGEPASINTYTAPGGAHSVLANRVSYLLNLRGPSLAVDTACSSSLMAVHLAVRALRHGECDIALAGGVNVILNPISTLVTEKVLPLAPGGRCRTFDAAADGIIRAEGCGVLVLTRESLAGGRRVRAVIRGTAANHDGRTNGLTAPNPRAQADLLRRALDDAGARPEEVTYIEAHGTGTPLGDPIEVEALREVYGDGTLPCALGSVKTNFGHQEAAAGVTGLIKAMLVLEHEQVPPNVHLRRLNPEIDLTGSRLSAPAALTGLARGEHAPMAAVSSFGFGGANAHAILQAPSAPPASIDAGAGAPTGTGAPAGRGGPTGIGVPAGRGTLGKLVLPLSARDPAALVPLARAYAERLVGCDTERAAAVCAAAGTRRTHLAHRLCLAATDPAELMARLGEVEGGGPAVPPRPPRVAFVFSGQGSQWAGMGTELLRREPVVAAEVAACDAVVRELAGWSVLEQLADGGRLHETEVAQVAIGALQLGLAALWRSWGIEPAAVTGHSMGEVTAACAAGALDRAQTFDLLLRRARRAEEGAAGGAMASIALPPDRVRALIDALGADRGRAGIGAVNGPRSTVVSGERQVVTAVCAAAERLGANVRRLPSRYGFHSPMLDGQDDLLAAELADLRPGPGTVPMYSTVTGALVQPGQLGAAHWGRNLRDAVRFSPAVSAIAATGVTVFVELGPHPVLLRDLGETLEEAGVRYRAVGTLRRDQPLSATLDRSLADLYRAGLDVDWEAVLGAAPADVALPAYPWQRRRHWLGEAPQRADLVTTVPLAERTGTIALFVRRRIADALGFDDLEQVPEDRPLADFALDSLVIVEMKGQAENELGVTVPLQALLRVMQGGTALDLAAMIAKES from the coding sequence ATGACTGACCAGCGCAAGCTGCTGGAGCGCGCCCTCGTGCAGCTGCGCGAGACGCGGGCCCGGCTGGCCGCGGCCGAACGCGCGGCACACGAGCCGATCTCGGTGCTCGGCGCCGGGGTGCGCCTGCCGGGCGACGTGGCGGACCTGGAGGCGTTCTGGAGTCTGCTGCGTGACGGCGTGGACGCCGTCACGCCGTCGGTCGACACGCTCGACGGCCACCGTCCCAAGCCCGCCGACCGCGTCGAGAACGGCCGCTGGGCCGGGCTGCTGACGGAGGTGGACGGCTTCGACGCCGGCTTCTTCGGCATCGCGCCCGCCGAGGCGGCCAAGATGGACCCGCAGCAGCGGCTCGTCCTGGAGGTCGCCTGGGAGGCGATGGAGGACGCGGGGCTGCCGCTGGAGACGTTGCAGCGTGCCGGCACCGGCGTGTTCCTCGGCGTCTACAACAGCGACTACCTCACCCTCCAGTACGGCGAGCCCGCCTCGATCAACACCTACACGGCCCCGGGCGGTGCCCACAGCGTGCTCGCCAACCGCGTGTCCTACCTGCTGAACCTGCGCGGCCCCAGCCTCGCCGTGGACACCGCCTGCTCCTCCTCGCTGATGGCCGTGCACCTCGCGGTGCGGGCGCTGCGCCACGGCGAGTGCGACATCGCGCTGGCCGGCGGCGTGAACGTCATCCTCAACCCGATCTCCACGCTGGTCACCGAGAAGGTGCTGCCGCTGGCGCCGGGCGGCCGGTGCCGGACGTTCGACGCCGCAGCCGACGGGATCATCCGCGCCGAGGGCTGCGGCGTCCTCGTGCTCACCCGCGAGTCGCTGGCCGGGGGCAGGCGCGTGCGGGCGGTGATCCGCGGCACGGCCGCCAACCACGACGGCCGCACCAACGGCCTGACCGCTCCCAACCCGCGCGCCCAGGCGGACCTGCTGCGCCGCGCCCTGGACGACGCGGGCGCGCGACCGGAGGAGGTCACCTACATCGAGGCCCACGGGACGGGCACGCCGCTGGGCGACCCGATCGAGGTGGAGGCGCTGCGCGAGGTGTACGGCGACGGCACCCTGCCGTGCGCGCTCGGCTCCGTGAAGACGAACTTCGGCCACCAGGAGGCCGCGGCGGGCGTCACGGGCCTGATCAAGGCCATGCTGGTGCTGGAGCACGAGCAGGTGCCGCCCAACGTGCACCTGCGCCGGCTCAACCCGGAGATCGACCTGACCGGCAGCCGGTTGTCGGCGCCGGCCGCGCTCACCGGGCTGGCGCGCGGCGAGCACGCGCCGATGGCGGCGGTCAGCTCGTTCGGCTTCGGCGGGGCGAACGCCCACGCGATCCTCCAGGCGCCCTCCGCCCCGCCGGCGAGCATCGACGCGGGCGCCGGCGCGCCGACCGGCACCGGCGCGCCGGCCGGTAGAGGCGGGCCGACCGGCATCGGCGTGCCGGCCGGTAGAGGCACGCTGGGCAAGCTGGTGCTGCCGCTGTCGGCGCGCGACCCGGCCGCGCTGGTCCCGCTGGCCAGGGCGTACGCCGAGCGGCTGGTCGGTTGTGACACCGAGCGGGCCGCGGCCGTGTGCGCGGCGGCGGGGACGCGCCGCACGCACCTGGCGCACCGGCTGTGCCTGGCGGCCACGGACCCGGCCGAGCTGATGGCCCGGCTGGGCGAGGTGGAGGGCGGCGGCCCGGCCGTGCCGCCCCGGCCGCCCCGGGTGGCGTTCGTCTTCAGCGGCCAGGGCTCGCAGTGGGCCGGCATGGGCACCGAGCTGCTGCGGCGCGAGCCGGTGGTCGCGGCCGAGGTGGCGGCGTGCGACGCCGTCGTCCGCGAGCTGGCCGGCTGGTCCGTCCTGGAGCAGCTCGCCGACGGCGGCAGGCTGCACGAGACCGAGGTCGCGCAGGTGGCGATCGGCGCGCTGCAGCTCGGGCTGGCCGCGCTGTGGCGGTCCTGGGGGATCGAACCGGCGGCGGTCACCGGCCACAGCATGGGCGAGGTCACCGCAGCGTGCGCGGCGGGCGCGCTGGACCGCGCCCAGACGTTCGACCTGCTGCTGCGCCGGGCCAGGCGAGCGGAGGAGGGCGCGGCGGGCGGCGCCATGGCGAGCATCGCGCTGCCGCCCGACCGGGTGCGCGCGCTGATCGACGCCTTGGGCGCGGACCGCGGCCGGGCCGGCATCGGCGCGGTGAACGGGCCGCGCTCCACCGTCGTCTCCGGCGAGCGCCAGGTGGTCACGGCCGTCTGCGCGGCGGCGGAACGGCTCGGCGCGAACGTGCGCAGGCTCCCCAGCCGCTACGGCTTCCACAGCCCGATGCTCGACGGTCAGGACGACCTGCTGGCCGCCGAGCTGGCGGACCTGCGGCCCGGCCCTGGCACGGTGCCGATGTACTCGACCGTGACCGGCGCCCTGGTGCAGCCGGGGCAGCTCGGCGCGGCGCACTGGGGGCGCAACCTGCGCGACGCGGTGCGCTTCTCCCCCGCCGTCTCGGCGATCGCGGCGACGGGGGTGACGGTGTTCGTGGAGCTGGGGCCGCATCCGGTGCTGCTGCGCGACCTCGGCGAGACGCTGGAGGAGGCGGGCGTCCGCTACCGGGCCGTCGGCACCCTGCGGCGCGACCAGCCGCTGTCCGCCACCCTCGACCGCTCGCTGGCCGACCTCTACCGCGCCGGGCTGGACGTGGACTGGGAGGCGGTGCTCGGCGCCGCGCCCGCCGACGTCGCGCTGCCCGCCTATCCGTGGCAGCGGCGCCGCCACTGGCTGGGGGAGGCGCCGCAGCGGGCCGACCTGGTCACGACCGTGCCGCTGGCCGAGCGTACCGGGACGATCGCCCTGTTCGTACGGCGGCGCATCGCCGACGCCCTCGGCTTCGACGACCTGGAGCAGGTGCCCGAGGACCGGCCGCTGGCCGACTTCGCCCTCGACTCCCTGGTGATCGTCGAGATGAAGGGCCAGGCGGAGAACGAGCTCGGCGTCACGGTGCCGCTGCAGGCGCTGCTGCGGGTCATGCAGGGCGGCACGGCACTCGACCTGGCCGCCATGATCGCGAAGGAGAGCTGA